The sequence GTGGCCGACCGGAACGATCACCGTGAACGCGGCCGCGGTGACTCGGGTGACGCCGTGAGCGCCGTGAGCGCCGCGAGCGCCGCGAGCACCGTGAGCACCGTGAGCACTCCGAGCTCCGTGCGACTTCGCGCGCGGAAAGGACAGGTGCTCGTTCTCATGGTGCTCGTGCTCCCTGTACTTCTCGGCGCGGCTGGTCTCGCGCTGGATACGTCGAACCTGCTCACGCATCGCGATGCCGCGCAGAATGCGGCCGATCTCGCGGCGATGAGCGCGACGCTCGATCTGCCGGGCAGTCCGACGAGCGCTCAAACGACCGCGCAGCGCATCGCGACGGCGAACAAGCATCCGAATGGAACGGCGGGCATCGGTGTCATCGTGACGACGCCGTATCTCGGCGATTCGACGCAAATCGAAGTGAAGGTCAACGACACCGTGAACATCATGTTCATGCGGATGTTCGGCTTTCGGCAGGTCGTCGTCTCGGCGCGCGCGGTCGCGACGTCGGGTCGAGGTCTCGATGCGGTGTATGCGGGCGGCGGATGCAGCGGTGGGTCGACGGGAGGAATCAGCTGGAACGCGTCCGGCACGAACATCACCGGACCGATTCACAGCAATGGAACGCTCGCGATGACGACGTCCGGCTCGACGATCACGGGGCCGCTCGAGTACGTGTGTCCGCCGCCGTCGGTGACGAGCGCGGGCGGCAGCGTGCCGGCGCCTAAACAAGTCAGCGCGCGATCGGCGGGCGTGACGCCGTCGTACAGCGATCTCACCTCGCACTGTTCATCGACGTTCGCGGGCAATCTCACGATCACCGCGTCGATGACTCAATACTGGACGTCGCCGGGCCAGTTGAAGTCGCAGTTCATCTGCGCGAGCGGATCGATCACGCTGAGTACGACTGCATCGGGAGCGGTGACGTTCGTGGCGGGGACCACGTTCAACATCAGCGGCTCG is a genomic window of Gemmatimonadaceae bacterium containing:
- a CDS encoding pilus assembly protein TadG-related protein → MSAVSAASAASTVSTVSTPSSVRLRARKGQVLVLMVLVLPVLLGAAGLALDTSNLLTHRDAAQNAADLAAMSATLDLPGSPTSAQTTAQRIATANKHPNGTAGIGVIVTTPYLGDSTQIEVKVNDTVNIMFMRMFGFRQVVVSARAVATSGRGLDAVYAGGGCSGGSTGGISWNASGTNITGPIHSNGTLAMTTSGSTITGPLEYVCPPPSVTSAGGSVPAPKQVSARSAGVTPSYSDLTSHCSSTFAGNLTITASMTQYWTSPGQLKSQFICASGSITLSTTASGAVTFVAGTTFNISGSGSTLSPASGSGNVLAYANGTGGSFMTGSGGTWTGIVAAPNGSLTMNSSGTWFVNGSVMANQVSINGAGLNLNASAISAPKPMLMQ